The following DNA comes from Scomber scombrus chromosome 7, fScoSco1.1, whole genome shotgun sequence.
CTCCACTCTATGACCCCtaacataaaacaacatcacTTTTTCGTATGTATTTCTAGGGAATAAACATCTTATATTGAGACCATTACGGTAAActtattttaatgcattttattcctgtagtaatcttttatttatagcCTCTTAAATCTAATTACAGTAACCGCGGCAGCTCTGCTGGGGCAACAAGAACATGTAATGTTATGCTACTATGCATATGCATCCTAACCAGTAGTTCTGATTTTGTGAAGTCTCACTGATGTAATGAAGCATCCCTTTATTCATCATCTGTTCCAGTGGTTTTTCATATCAGCAGGAATctgacggagagagagagagagagagagagaaagagagagagtttcgagcggcaggcaggcaggcattGTAACGACTGCACTAGATTAAAGGAAACATAGAGAACTAGTCTTTAAAGTATGAGTACAGTGTAGATATGTTCACCTCAATTTGTAAAGCAAACTCAGATAGTCCAGAACGCTCGGTTTTCAACTTTCAGAACAAATGttgtgaaataatgaaatagttttgtttatttaagcAGGATATCAAGCATGCAAAACcagtttccttctttttaacatttactATGTGGAGAACAGAGACGCGCTTCTTCACCTTCACTTTTCGATGTTTTTTAAAGTGCCGCATGTTAAATCAGTGGTTGAACAGTGGAGTaaaggggtgagggggggggggggggtgtatagACTAAATAACACAGTATGCATGTGACttgtgcgcatgtgtgtttAACTATGTTTGTGGATACCATCCGGCTCTCTGCTGGCTTCTGTATGTTAGTATTGTCACAGCTCGTACTAGCAGTAGTCGGTGTTATCGACAGCAAATGGACTGCCAAAGCTGACGTAGCTAATGGTTTATAAAGATAATGTCATGGAGGCAAAGCAAGCAGGAGCAGAGGCAATCTTTACACTCACTGTTTGTTAGGGTCAGAGCTGAGagcttctttttctgtttcagatgagcttaatatttcaaatgatgGTTTTAATTCATCTTAAACAGGACTCAACACAAAAAGGACTTAAGCAGGAGTCCCTATTCTGAGTATGATGTCAATTCAATTgtaaaaatgtagttaaagtaagTAAAACGTAACATTCAGATTAAGTGTAGGCATCCAGAATACATCGTAACTCTGACACTGACATGAAAACACCTTCACTCAGCTGACACAGAAAACTCAAAGTAAAAGAAGCTCTTGCCCCTTTAATCGTATTTAGGAGGTTCTACCAAGTTGAGtgccccaacccccccccccccccccctcccccttccctgAATGTAATCGAGCCCTCCACCGAGGGTTGAGCAAGCCGTTTCAGTTATTGCATTGTTTTccaattagaaaaaaaagctttgaatgttttattaaataactgctgttttttgttttttttgtaaacagaaaaagaaaaagaaaaagatgcagacaaagaaaaaccGAGAATCACAACTACTGCAATGATACTGTCacaatgtgttgcttttattgtatttttatgatttttctttcctttttttttttaaaaaaaaccccaaaaagctaaagcaaaaaaaaaaaaaaaaaagctgcatcaggtgtaacatttctgttaaacacaaaaatagCATCTTGTGGTCAAGtgccaaatgaaaacaaaaacagtattGTATAAATTTATACTGTAAAATTGTTATCTGTTGAACAAACTGTTTGTAATTGTTGCATTTTGTAGGTTTTGTATGGTATCCTGTATTTAGTGACTGCAGTTTTGGAACACAGGATTCTGTTTTTCGGTCAAATTTAAAAGGCAAGAATTAAATTTACAATTTATTGTGTGCAAGCATGTATGTCGTGtttgttgtattgtgttgtattgtggGTTGTGTTACACCCAGGATGATAAATACTGCAGCATGTGCACATGTCTGCTGATAAGTACAAGAAATATCAATATAGGAATGCCAAATATAGCTTAGAAACAGCGTTGCCATCATAGTTTGTGTACCAGAGAGTGTCGTGATGATGGTGGTAGAGAGCACTGTCTGACACATCAGTACTAAAgagatgtggtgactgtgaaggccataaaatatgattcacatcatttccaTACTcttcaaaccattcagtgacccctcatgTCCTATGGATGAGGGCATTGTCACCCTGggagagaccactcccatcaggatagaaatgtttcatcataggataaaggtgatccaCTCAGAactactttgtattgatttgcagtgacccttccctctaaggGGGCAAGTGGACTCAAACCATGCCTCGCACAGCATAACAACCTGAACCACCAAATCCCCTCGCTTTAGggggtcaagcattcaggcCTGTACTGTTCTCTTGGTGAATGCCACACATGGCTTCGCACACTTCTCAATAATAAGATGACTCATCTGACCAGATCACTTATTTCCACATGTCTGTTGACCAGTGTCTGTGGTCACATCCTGCATTCTGACATTCTCAGTCACCTGAGGAGGGgttgctcttctgtttttcctcacaTATCACAATAATGTACACACATCATCAACCACAATTTCCAACCCAGGTTATAATCCAACATATGGGAATACATTATTATATGAAATATAATGGCAGCTCATCCATctgtttttgagatattttatttatatccaaaaatctcaacctcatggtggcgctagagtaAAGTCAGGAGATCGTCAAAGTCAGTAGAAGTATGACTGCACAAagtttcatgacaatccatctaGTTTTATTGTCGACATATTTCCACCACCATTGACTGTCATGACTAAAATTACATCCACCATACTGTCAAACTCTCTAATAACCTAAAACTACccaaactgacattttttcagtGTTCTTCAAATGAAAGTTTTTAACCAGCTCGGCTTACTGAAGCGAGATCACTGTGACCTGTCGCGCTGAGCTGCAGTCTGTGAACTACTTTGATCCTTAATTACACAAAAAGGAACACAGTGAAATAACCTGCTGATAAATTTAATGAAGAAACttcttaaaacatctttaatacttttttcccctcaggaAGCACAGAAGAGCTGTCATTTCAAACCAGatcactcattcacacaaatattacaatatatacTTTTTAAGCAGGCTTAATTTATGTAAGAATTTCTATTTCTGTTACTTTGTACTTCTACTTCACTACACTTGTACATTTTATGCGACCACATTTCTTTTACAGCCATAGTAGTTACATTCCAGATTCACATTTTACCCCAAAAAATCagcagttggggctttttgccacatttcagatgtctagtTAAGAATTCCGGGAAAGAGacattttccctctaaactatTTAAACAGCTGTTCAAACAGGTCCCATTATCCAATATTTacaattacaaaaaagaaaagattagaAAATAACCCACAAATTATACAAGGGCATGTTATTTATACTAGATTATTAGTTTTCAATAACGGACTATCTATCTTACTTTACCCAATGTTCAATTCTGGCCATTTCCAGAGACTctaatgtgtaaataaaaacattgattgtAGTTGTAGGTTCTGGCTCCACCATGCAGAGAGTATGGTAGCATCCAATATTCAGCCTCAGTGGTCAAAACTGAGAATAAAGAAAGCCAGAAAGCAACTGTGCTTCTCATAAAACTTATTTATACTAGTAACTTTAACAGAAACTGTGGAAAAATAGCATTTTGAACAGTGGAATTTACTCccttggttttttttaacaagttaaAAAGTATTAATTAGAACTTTTGGGTTGTcaggttaaaataaatcaaaagctGATGCAGAGGATTTGGACAAATGTATTCTTTTATTAACAACCTGCTACACATTAATACTggtattaatatttctaacaGCACTATTACCAAACACCACATATGGATCATTGGGTGGACACCAGATTTTTCACAAACTGGCAACCCAAAAGTTCTTATTACttataaaaatgcaaacaagTGTTGTCAGGAGTCAAATAAACCAGGAGAGACAAGCGGCTGCatataaaactatatttattgactcatttaaagacatcatgGTGCATGGATTGTATATATGAAGGATCGGGCATGAACACAGTAGGGCGAGTACATTGAAACCCGGCGATTAGACTGTTCCGCTGCGATGCTTTTCAGCCGCCTCAGAAATAGGATGGTGTAAATGGAAGTTCCTAATGTCATAAATACTAATGAGCGCAGCCTCCTCGGCGAGATCAAGAGCAATAAACACTCGAGCGGAGGAAGCAGAGCAGTTTAACGGCATCCTGGAGGCTTGTTCTATAATGGTGCCTCATGTAATTACACATCCGAAGACACCGGCATGTAATCACAACCTGGGATAACTGTTATTTCACCAGCTCTGATTagaaaagttacaaaaaaatatgaccaatgatactaaaaaaaaaaaaaaaatcacaacacaacacaacaagcaTTTAAAAGACACATCTAAAGAGTATTATGTACAAACTAAACAATACGCCGTTACCTGGAGATTTATAGTGCCAAACATCTGATAAAGTCATTTGAAAGCTTCCGTAATGAGAGGAGGTAAAAGGAAGGATGGTGGAGGATGCACAGAGGAAGCAAACAGCAGCTAATCCAATAAGACTGCTGTATACTGTAGTGTCTTCTTCCTGTGAGACCACAGCAAGCTGGCTGGATGCTGTGTGCTGACGCGGGTAAAAAACTTCTTTCCTCTCTGGTGGACACGAGTATGAAGAAGTGAAGAGATCATCAAACATCCATCCACACATCTGGGCACTTTCTTAAAGAGTCATTCAGAGTTTGCCGGATGGAGTTTAGACAACGATCCCGACACTCGAACGTGGCCTTCGGTTGACACGTTAGAGTGAGCGATCCCCACCAGCGATCCCCTCTGagtgtcagtgtgatgatgatgatgatgatgatggctaCGCGACCGTCTCTGAAAGAGTGACGCGCAGGGATTCCGCTGAGTTCTCCATAGTCAGGATGAAGGTGTCCTCGTTGGAGTAGTGCTGGATGATGTTGTCGTCCATGTTCACCAGGACCCTGAGGACAGAAAAGACATGAAAGCAGATGAGAGAGACTcctattatttagtttttcatttcGAGTTTGGCTCTTTACTCACCCTTTCTTGCTTTTTTGGTAGATTTTGACCATCTTGTCACCAGGCATTGAGTATTTCTCTGAGATCTGTCAAACACAGTGTATTTTAAACCAAGCTGAAGCACCCTGAGGTTTGCATTATTTAAACAGGATTGTCTACTACACTATAGATGTCCATCCTGCAGCAGCTAACGCAGCACTTCACTGATACTCACTGCCTCGGTTAAGGCGCTGAGGGTTGGGGAGCGCAGCATCAAGGCATCGAACACTTCGTCGCTCTCCTTCCTCACATACAGCAGAACTGATGATCCAGATGTtagagacaagaaaagaaatgagTACAGATCTACAGTAAGTGCAAATGTTTGATGAAAGGAATGATGAGAGATAAAGTGATGTCATTACAAACCTTTTCTTTCCTGGTCCACTTTAGGCTTCTTGGGCTGAGGAGGACAAACGGCTTCCTCAGCAGCACATGACATCCTCTTCATCAGAACACTCCtgatagacacacagacaccatTTAAACCACCCTAAAATAATTCAATATCTACATATGAGCTTTTACCACATGCAGTGGTGGGATAAgtatttaaatactttattcaAGTAAAAGTTGAACCTCTGTAGTCTAAAAATActacaatacaaatatgttaagtaaaaatgtaagtaaaagTACAGCAAATGCATTTAAAGTACCAAAATTAAAGTACTCATTATGCAAAGTGGCTTCTTTcacagtattatattatattctattatatttttgtatcaCTAACAAACATGtgttaattttatgttttagtttAACAATGTGGAGCCAGTTTTAGATACTGAGGGTAGATTACTACTAATAATcatgcattattttattttaaagggaaTATTCTTTTCTGTTCCCTTAGATGTGATATAAAAAGGAGTGGAGTCATCCTGATCTATTTAACCATCACATACACAGAGTATTATTTCAGCATTGAGGGATCATCAATCATAAAGCACTGAGAGGACTTGTTACACATGTGCACGTggcgcactgagctgcagcACACGAGAGTTTGGAGATAAAATAACAGCATGACGCTCACCCGTCCCTGTCCACCTCCTCTGTGTTGAAAGCAAACACCTGCCAATGGAGAGCAGACAACATGAGACATAGTTAAAGACTGGATCCCACCACAGTCATCAGCTCAGCAAGTGTGTATCTCctgcctgtgtatgtgtgtgtgtgtgtgtgtgtgtgtgtgtgtgtgtgtgtgtgtgtgtgtgtgtgtgtgtgtgtgtgtgtgtgtgtgtgtgtgtgtgtgtgtgtgtgtgtgtgtgtgtgtgtgtggcccctCACCTGGCCCGCTCTCTGCAGGTTTCCAAAGTGCACGTCAGGAATGAAGAGGACAGGCTGGGAGTCCAGGTCCGTCATGGTCTTGAACAGCCTGCTGTCATCCTTCTTCGTGGGAGAGGTCGGCCCTGAGCTGCCATGTTTCCCTAAtcaggagagagagtgtgaacTCAGCATCTGTTGCCAGGCAACCGCACCAGATTTGATTTGAAGTTTTGATTACACTTTGTTTGCTTCTTCAGTCTTGTGCTTATGTTTTCTGTACTCTCTGTACTGAAACCTGCTGTTTATCTTGTATTACTGTTCATGTTTTACTTAATATGGTATCAAAAAAAGATGTGCAGCTGTTGATTAAAATTAGTTCATATCTTCACCTTTCATCCTCTTCCTGAGCTGCTTCTTCTCCTCATCACGAAGCTTCCTCTCAGCACcctgcaaaacacacagtcatgttgAGCAGATAGGAATATACAAAATGCCCatagatggaaaaaaaacatcatctaaGTGGAAATCAGATCAGCTATATGTCTGAGCCAGCGGGCCGCCATCACCTTGTCGCAGAAGACCTTGATCTGAGCGTAGGCCCTGTGGAtgggcctgctgctgcagctgttgtaGCTGTAGGTGTCGATCTGGATCATCAGCGGCATCCCCTTCACGCCTTTCTGAGAGGAGAAGTCTGTGCTCAGACAGTTCACAGAGATAAAGACCTGAGAAAGAAAAGTAAGACAGAAGACACATTTGGGTGTTTAGTGAGTTGAAACTGGCAGCAGCGTGGTCACTAAACAGTTATCACACGGTATGTTTTACAGTCTTTAACTTCACACGTTTCAAAGAGGAATAAGGACAATTGTTAACCAAATATGCAAGTTTGTAAAGAGACATTAAATCATATAGATCactcagtggttcccaacctgtgGTTCAGGACCCACAAAGGGACCTGGAGATGATCtacaaaaagcaagaaaactcATTCTTGCTACAGAAGTCTGAGCTCAGACAaatttatgttcatattttaattttgtttttgttgcttttacaaGATAATTTTACATCTTCAGGCCTcttaacatatttatataaaacaataagaaTGAAGACAGATGTTTCTACGTTGGACGCACCAAAAAGACGACTTGAAAGACGCAGTGAGTGAAAAAACCCTTTTTATAAATAACTTATTGATGGGATTGCATCATCCtgatttatatcatttgaaTAGTTAAAGCTGCTCTGCGTTTTAGCCACTGCATTCAAACTTTTAATCCCAATAAAGTATTTAAGtccagtaaagtacaagtaaagCTTCGTTTAAAGGGCTCACAGTCCTGACTGGTTTGGAATCACCGGCTTACGCAGTGATAATGGGTGAGAAACTATGGCTGTGTCTGTGAGTAATCATTCAACCCACTTAATAACTACATCAATGATCTCAGTCGTTTCTAAAGACGCTTTGTGAGGAGATGAATCAGTGCGTTCGTCCTGTCAGGACAAGTTCTCAGGTCAAACAGGGATCTAATGCAGGGTTCTCCCCTCACACTAACAAGGAAATGAGTCCTTTTAATTCACTCTATTAAATCAATAACTATAAACCTTAAACtattaataaaaaggaaacacgGTCTGTGTATTTTAGCTATAAGAACCCATCATTTTCCTGTCATCAGCTCAGTTAGTTTTACAGCCAGCCACATCTTTGTTCTCCAAGTGAATCTCGACCTGACTCATGAACTGTGCGCTGATGAGTGAGAAAGTGAGACGGTCGGAGGACGGAGGGGTCGTGagtcacagcagcagaggcagcagaaGTTCACAGGCCAGAAGCAAAACACTTCAGTTTCAGTTATGCTGACAAATCAACTTCCAATCTGTGAGAACTAAGTTGCGAAATATACCGATTTAGGAGAAAGTTggatttcctttctttttcttagaAGTGTGTGACCTTAGTCCAAAATCTTTTTCctggaaataaataaagtagcACAACAGAGCCGCTCATGGGAGAAAAAACAGACTTAACCTCTCACCTAAATCTTAACACAAGCCTGCAGCCTACTCCTATTTTAAACCATGACATGTAATAACAGCACTACGTGACACTACCTTGACACATCTCATTACGGGAGGGAACATATTCCCATGATTGGTGACCATGGGAATGTTTAATGCCAAAGCATCTAAACCAACATAATAAAACTCCTCATGGATTTTCCAGTCTAACAGGACTGACAGGCTGAGCAACAGGTCGGCAGAGACGGATAACGGTAAAGATTCCTCGCAGTGGCTTAAAAGCTATTTTCCCAGTACGCGGCGGCAGCAGCATCGTGTCTGAACCTGCAGAGGTGAGGGCTGATTTCTGGAAAGGCCAGAGGCACAAATGAGCCTCCTACACACCTCCACAAATTCACACCTCCACAGACCCAAGCCATTTAAATTTCTCCAGGAGGACAGAACACACTACTGCtagtatctatgtgtgtgtgtgtgtgtgtgtgtgtgtgtaggaggccTGTTTTGCTTGCACGAATTACATGTGTGAGCATTCAAATAGCCTTCCTGAAAAGCGAAAAGTTCACGAGGGCACAGTTAAAGTGGCTGTACAGTACACAGCCATCCGCTTAACatggaacaaataaacaaacatgaaaacagagtCATGCAGCAGGAAGGAGCTCATCTCACATTTCACAATCCATTACaatgaggaggatgatgatgatgatgattgtgttGCCTGGCAACAGCAGACCCAtgccaaaacaaacaacaacaaaaataaacccaAACTAATAATTTGCTCCAGAAATATATGTTTCGTGTGTCAGCTCATCAGAGCCTGATTGGACATCCAATTATGCTTGGAGAATACATTTctaagtgacacacacacacacacacacacacgcagagagagaaagagagagagaaaaaatgataGCAGAGATATGTCAACCATCACATTAAGGTGTTTTTTCTCAGCCTCTCCCACATTATTTCCTAACTGTACTGGTTAGTGTGTAGCAACAATGCTGATAATCATCAAGTTTGTATAATggagcacaaacacactgacacacaaaaacCACCCTGCTCCATACTCATGTTTAACAAGCATGCAATACACTGGAAATATGTGTTTGACCCCttgtgttactttttttttattttaagcatGAAAATCAGCTAATGAATCCTTTACTTAGTAAGTACTTCTCAGAATTCATGTAGAACAGTGTGTAACGTCTTCTGGAGGAGCCGTGTCAAGTCTGAgaacataccccccccccctccctgaTGAAGTCAAGGTGACATCATCAAGTTTACTTTGGTTCGTGCCCAAACGGATGGAAAGCCATCTGAATGAACAGGTGCGTTCATTTGGAAAGATGTGGACGTTAACCATGAAGGAAAAAGATGCCATTGATGATGCATGATGGGAAacgtaggatccagtgttttacAGCTTAAAGTCAAAAATTCAGGATGGATCTGGATCAGATCCAAACAGACAATTATTACTGAGTACAGACAATCTATGCCTGCTGATGAGATCATAAAtaatagagctgcaatgattagtcggTTGGTTTctaactattaaattaattgctaTTTTTATAATTGATTCTCGTAAATTTTCCAATTCTTTTtaattccagcttctcaaatgtgaatattttctcatttctttagtctttatgacagtaaactgaatatctttttgtgtgtagccaaaacaagacatttgtaGACGTCCCCTTAAGCTCTGGGAAACAGTGAATCcaatttttcaccattttctgacattttctggaCTAAAAAAAACGtagcaattaatcgaaaaaataacCAACAGATAAgctgataatgaaagtaatcgttagttgcagctctatatCATATGATCTCTTATCAATGATTGTGGAAGATACGATCCTTCCTGAAAAATCTTATCAGACAGAAACCATCTAGATTATATCATGTAAGAACAAGACTGTGCAGGTGAccctatttatttttttctttatgtgaaaTTCAAATGAAAACTGCACATACAGGTACATTACAATGGTAAGGTGCAGAGTAAGTAAACACAGCTTGATGCAATATCACCACCTGAACACTCTAAACAATTACAGCATAGTAAAGGTATGTGCCGAACAAGAAATATTTATCCACCGACTCACAAAGCTGCAATTACCTCACATTCAATCAGCCTGTTTGTGGAGCTCTCATTAAACTCTAGCCAAATGGGAGCCGCAGCCCCGATCTCCCAGGCCCAAAACAGCTTGAGGGTGAgcttatactgtgtgtgtgtgtgtgggtgtttgaaTGAATACGCATTGTTTGCCGTTAGTCTTTATCCAACTGACCACCTTTAACAAAGCCGAAATCCGAGCAGCTCCTTTCAGGATTTTTTGCCCTGCATGTTTGCGACCTCAAATAATGACACAAAGCAAGGGACGCTCTCTCTGTCACTGAGGACAAAGAGGTTGGATGGGTGTAGAGAGGGGTCTGGTGTATATGCTCTGACAGCTATTCTGAAACATAGTCTGCAGAACAAGCTAAAGAGACAGTTAAAGAGCCCTAAAAAACAGCAtaatctccctttttttttttttttttttacctttgctTCTTCACTGACATCCCATGTGAAAGAGACAGCGTTGTAGGCAATTTCCTCCACGTTACCGATCGTGGTGAAGCTCTCCTTGTAGTCGGCTGCGTGCAAAAGTGAAGATCAGAGAGAAGTGTTACGGTCGGCGTTAGAGGTGTCAGAACTGATTCTAACATTTCAAGCCATTTTGCAAAATTGTGACATAAGCAATAATACAATACGACAAAGTTGAAAAAAATTCAGTTGGCCCAGTGGTTTTAAACCTAGTGGTCAAGCCAAGATGATGCTGAGTGGtcagaagatgatgatgatgatgatgatgatggggcACTGTGGacatttctcttcttctgttcttctctgtgaaatattggatcattttacCTCAACTAATGTGGGCCTCAACTagttattttaatgaaatatctGGGAGAATGCTTTTGaggttttcatgtgtttttatatgaaatCCTAATCTGAGAAGTAACCacagcttttaaatgaatgcagTAGAATTCACGATACTTCCCcttgaaatgtagtggagtggaaatgttcaattaaagctCAAACTGTACTAAAATACTGCTTTTGAGTAAACATGCTTATTTCCACCCCAGCTGAGCTGCTGTGATATTGAtctatctttatctttaaacCAACTCAGACTTATCTGTTTACACTGTTCCAAATGTATCTGTGGCTGaggggggttttttttgttcaccTGACGAGACACATCTGCCAacaaatgaatatgtaaatgCGTAAAGATTCCCACAGGGGCCCTGGATACTGCCCAAAACACTCATTTGCTCACGTACAGTAGTAGTTTCCACTCGCACACAAACTTTGAAATTTCACCATAGTATTGGCATGAACTTGCCACAGACAAAACCAGCACAGTGTCTGACATCTCTGCTTCATTCCATTGCATCTTCGAGCACAGGTTGAGGCCTGTCTCTGTGCTGATCGTACAGGATATGGCCTGAGTCCAAGCCCCCACCTATTTCTCCTGTTAACGTCTATGCAAATGGAGACCCACTGGCTGTCTCTACTCAGTGCTCCTGTGCGAATTGAAGATTGACAGTTATTCAAATGGCGGTGGGGTTTTGCCTCGGGGTATGTGAAGGGATTCTCCTGGAGGTTCTTGCAGGTCTGCCACCTGCTCCCTTTTTACCTGTGTGGTTTTGTGGAGCTAAGGCGTCACATTATCTGTATCTAAGGGTGATATTTGATACTGAAGTGACTTCGCCATTTTTGTATCTGATTCTATTCCCCATCTGTTCTCTTTTTAAACCTCATCAAGCACTGGATGAGACCAACAGGCCTGTCAGTGAGGAAGATAATAATCATCTTACCAATATCCAGGACTCTTTGTTTGGCGGTGTGCTGGTGGGAGTGCCAGTATTTCCAATTTTTCAGCTGCTCGTCTCTGCACTTATCTTCTCCAAAGACAACCATGATGACACTCTGTGGTTGAAACAGAGGTGTGTTACCATCACAGCAAAACAGTACAAGATTTTAGTCGTCAAAAATATGTATTCAACATCTTCTGAAACGCACACCACCCCACAATAAGATTAAAACCCTCAACCTCTACCTCTTCCGTTACCTCTCTATTTTACTATCTCCCCTCCCTCACCTGTACAATACTGTCCCGCTGTAGTTCAGAGCCTTCCATGGTGCACTGCTCACTATTGGATTTGCTCCCATCAGGCCCATGTGACGACTTCGGTCCACTCACCCTCACTTTGCCTCGGGTCTGACGCAGGGATGATCTGAAGCCGATTTCCGACAGGGTCAGGGCGTAGAATTGGCCCCGGTTCAAATACGCCATCGGTCCCTGTCCTTG
Coding sequences within:
- the LOC133983333 gene encoding grainyhead-like protein 2 homolog; the protein is MMSINGDDDSAAALGLLYDYYKVPKEKRCVPSGVKITEPSALGPDNCRSLEMLDHHLHTLRSMPVNLSLNNSSTTEHQGSRYRGESKGGAPAAALALVKTEGHTPMPLSCSGGSHRQESREQIRMVYEQSRYDLSLAGYLKDEQRSSPDSIYEDAVEEEMYHRSRSPSSGVDESHYNLPVDSFQYCLDASMSLRPQQGQGPMAYLNRGQFYALTLSEIGFRSSLRQTRGKVRVSGPKSSHGPDGSKSNSEQCTMEGSELQRDSIVQSVIMVVFGEDKCRDEQLKNWKYWHSHQHTAKQRVLDIADYKESFTTIGNVEEIAYNAVSFTWDVSEEAKVFISVNCLSTDFSSQKGVKGMPLMIQIDTYSYNSCSSRPIHRAYAQIKVFCDKGAERKLRDEEKKQLRKRMKGKHGSSGPTSPTKKDDSRLFKTMTDLDSQPVLFIPDVHFGNLQRAGQVFAFNTEEVDRDGSVLMKRMSCAAEEAVCPPQPKKPKVDQERKVLLYVRKESDEVFDALMLRSPTLSALTEAISEKYSMPGDKMVKIYQKSKKGVLVNMDDNIIQHYSNEDTFILTMENSAESLRVTLSETVA